Genomic window (Falco cherrug isolate bFalChe1 chromosome 4, bFalChe1.pri, whole genome shotgun sequence):
GGCGCCCAAAGGCAAGGCGGCGGTGGCAGCAacgctggcaggaggcagggcaCTGGCTGCCAGCCCATGCCAGGCCTGGTGGAACACCCGGGAAGGATGCAGAGAACCTTTGTGATGCAGCACCAGGAGCCCAAGTCATGGCATCGGCGCTCCCCACCATGACTACAGTCCCCCAGGAGCAGCCACTggccccccagcagccaggagaggGTAGGTACaggccccctgccccagtgtccacctccccagcctgccGCACTGGTGCTGTCCTGCTCTTCCCCAACACCTCCGCTGAGCGTGTGGCCATCCTGAAGCCAGGGCtgcaccaggggctgcaggagctgtcgctctgtgcctggctggccaccccagcctcctgcctcgGTGGCCTCCTCTCCTACACCACCCAGAacggcagcagggagctggctgtgcaTGGCTGTGACAGGGACCTCCCACGCTCCGTGCACTTTGTCATCAGGAACAGGCATTTTCGGGAGCTCCCAGTAATGCCACTTCTGGATGGCAAATGGCACCATCTCTGCCTCACCTGGTCCTCTGGCCAGGGCCAGTACCGCTTCTACGTGGACAGGcgggtgctggctgctggctctggcTTCCAGCAGGGCTATGAAATTCCAGCTGGTGGCTCattggtgctgggctgggagcaggaccACCCTGGCAGGGACTTGGGCACCGCAGAAGCTTTTGTGGGTCACCTGGCTGGCTTCGTGCTCTGGAGCCGGGCTCTCCTGCCAGGGGAGGTGGCTAGCATGGCAACTGGCCGGGCCCTGCCCCGTGGCCCCCTCCTCACGCTGGCCAATGCCTCCCTGCAGGGTGGGGTGCAGAGGGTGGCGTGcccctgcctccagcactgcctgtgaCCAGCCTGGCGGTGGGAGCGGCGCCAGCCTGAGCTGCGTCCTCCTGGGGTGATGGGACACCTGGCAGAGAGGGCGCCTCAGGACTGGGGCCACTGGATGTGGGGCAAAGGAAAAGGGCTTTTGGCAGCCAGCGTGGCAGGGGTGGGACCCAGTTCCAGGACCTGTCCCAAAGCTGGGGGCTTATCAGCTCTGACCACAGAGGGTATATGGCCCCAACGTTCTGATTAAAATATATCCCAATTAAaattctcctctccaggctgacaaATAACGTATTTCTGGTCTGGCTTTTCACTGTACCGCTCGGTGCTGCTTagggccaggcaggagctgctcagcGTATGCAGCTGGAGCCCCAGGCTCGGTCACACATGAGTGACCCCTGCCTGTCCCCCGCCACTGCCAGCATCTGCCACTGAGTCACCCCGAGGGGGAAGATGTAGCTCGGAAAAGCCCGTGACCAGggtgagccagcagtgccccAGTGCCCGGCCCTTGGCAGCAGACCTTCGGGTCGAGCtgtggctgggggctgaggcAAAGCACACAGACGCTCCCACACGGCTGCCCGGTGCAGCTCCCTGCCAGGAGAGCGGCAGCAGCGCCGGCTCCGCCCGCTCCCCGGGCTCCCCGGGCTGGGGGCCCTcgctgccagggctgccagccgCAAGCCGcgcccgggcccgccgcggGGCAAGGCCTCACCGCAGCCCTGCGGCCTCCCGgaccgccgccgccgctctcCCCGCCGCGGCAGGCCACATCCCCGTCGCCGGCTGCGGAACGGGGATGGAGCCGGGGCCGGGTCGCGGCCGCTGTCCCGAGGAGAGGGCTCGGCGGGGATGgggggggccgcgggcgggACTACAGCTCCCATGGTgccccggggcggcgcggcccccgccggccgccgTAGCGCTCACGTGAGGGCGCGGCACGCGGTCACATGACCGGCCGGTgaggcagggccgggcaggcTGCGCCGCCGCCCCGCATGGCCAACGTCGCCAAGAAGGTGTCCTGGTCCGGCCGCGACCGCGACGACGACGACGAGGACGGGCGTGCGGACGAGACCACCCCGCTGCTCAACGGTACCGGCCCTGGGCTGGCGGCCGGTGGCCGGCAGGTGGGTACCAGCACCGGGGGGGAGGGTGGTCTGCCCCGGCCTCCCTGCGTCGGGGCCCGGGGCCGTGTCCGCGTCCCCCTCTGCTGTAGCGTTGAACCGGGCTCATTGCACCGGGGCTGGGCGAGGGCTGCCGGTAGGGAGCTGCGGGGTGTCGGGGCTCTGCTCCCTGAGCAGCCCCCGGGGGAGGTCAGGGTCCCTCTGGGCTcccccaggctggggaaaaCAGAACGTGGCAGGGTCCAGACGggagcagctttccagcagaggaaaacagtgCGTGggaagaagccaggagggagccaCGGCCATGCCGTGGGGCCCTGGGGTCACTCAGGGAAAAACTGAGTGTGGGGACTGACTCGCTGCCCACTCTGCTGAGTGCTGGGGCAGTCCTGCCAtggccagctgccagcacagggtgCCAGTGCCCTGCCAGAACCCTGCGGCAGCTCTGCGGGGCCAGCTACTGCCCACTGCCCTGCTGTGGGTGCAGCCGAGCCCCAGCCAGTGGGACTCTGTGCTGGTAGGTGcagggtgctgctctgctgcagctgccctctTCATTTCTATGAAAAATCTCATTCTGTGAGAGAGCCCGTTGCCTggcatgctgctgcagcccaaaCCAATGCGTCAAGCTCAAACACAAAGAGCACCCAACGCTGGTGCGGTGGTGGATGTTACGCGGTACATATGGAGCTGCGCTGCCAAAAAGCAAGTCCAGGGTGGGCCATGTTACAAACACGGGGAGGCCAATTCTttcttgcaaattatttttgggTAATTAACTGAAGAGAAATTTCTCTCCGGTGTACCTGGCTCAGGCAGTCTGCCCAGCAGTCTTGCCCGCACATGTGTGGTTAGCTGAAGCACGGCATGGCTCTGGCTGAGGCACTTGGTGCCTGTTACAGAGcgaagctgcagcagggtgggctgggtgggatgTCAGGCTGGATCCATGGGGTGTTTCTGTGCCAGTACCAGGTGGGATAGGGGCTGTCTCTGGGTGATGTCTTTGAATTTCTTGTGAAGAGTTTGCTGGgagacctgagtttagacaggGAGGAGCAGTGCCAGCTTTTGGCAGCTGTTAGCAGGGACATCTCACCGAGCATgattctgtgctgctctgctcttgggCAAGTCAGAGCAACAGGCTAATTAGAAGGAAAGACAGGGTTCGTTAGGCTGGAAGCATATAGCATTGCACTGTGGCAGTGGGGTATGGCGCCTAGAAGGAGTCACCTGCACCACTGCAGCTGTTctggtgtaaaaaaaataaatcttcctaGTCAGTCTAATGGGACCCTGTGTGTTTACAGCACGGGTTGTCTTTATAGACCACGTGGTGAATTCTGCAGGTCTGCAGGGTGTTAAAATAGGGATTAACCAGATCTCGTGGCTGTGAGTCAGTTAGGAAAGGCTTTTCCTGGTGGCTTGGAAGAAATTCCTGAGCCCCCCTACAGCCCGGGCAGTGGTGGTGGATATCCAGCCCTGCCAATCTGATTTATTGTCACCATGTCCCTTTACAGCGTGGACAGCTCGGGTCCCAGCTGGTGGCATAGGCACTATGTGGCATTTTCCTTAGCAAAGGAGGAGAGCAGGTACCTTGCCAGAGCTCCGAACCCGTGGCTGCCCAGACCACACATGCCTCTGGCAGTGGCACTGACCTGGCAGTGGCAGCTGGGTTGCCACTGTAGCGCTGGGGTTGCCTTTCGGCATAGGGCAGCTGCCTCTCTCCTTTGGAAGGTCCTTTGACCTAGATGCTGTGTAGTCATGCAGGTTGAAGCAGGAAGGCAGGACAGCTTGGGCAGAGAGAGACTGGAGCTGCTTAGCTCACAGGAGACTTAAACCTGGGCTGTCCCCAGTGGAGCTTCTTTCCGTTCTTGTGTGCTTGTtcaatggaaatgaaagcagtcTTAAAGTGACAAAACGAAACAGGTCTCTAGTTCCCTATCTGACTGCGGTTGAATACTTGTGGGTGGGAGGTGAGGAGGGGCTGGCTAAACATGCCTGTGACCACAGAGGGGATGCTACAGGGCTGTGCCTGAGGTCCCCTCTGGTTTTGGGGCCAGCTGAGTGCTGCTTTAGAGCTGTCTGAGTCTTCATCTTCTCACTGAGACTTTCTAGTGCCTCAAGTATATTAAGAAGCAAGACGTTGCCTGTATGCCTGATCATTGTGCCTACTGTGGGTTGCCCCTTTCCCACTTTCTTGAGCCGTGCATGTTGGTTCTTGGGCTGAGAAGTGGGTGGATGATTTTAGTAAGAGCAGCCAATTTCCATCATTaggcatttttcaaaaaacagttCTTCGCTACCCGTTGAAGATATGCTTGGTGTTTGTGCTAAAATGCCTTGACTTTGGACTTGGCATAATGCTCCTGCTCCAGAGGGTGCCTGGAATAGGAGATGTGGGCAGGGGGCCACCAAAATGTGgaccaggctgctgctgctgggcggCTCATCCTTCTCTGTGTTTGTTCTGCCTCTCTGGAGTTACTGGTCTTGTTTTCAAGTAATGGGGTGTGAAGTGCAGCCCGTGCGACCCGATGGTGATGCCAGAGGGCTGCCGTGTTTGCTGCAATTGGAAAACCTtggcgggggggagggagaaaaagaagtcttCTGTGTGAGCCCTGATTCCTGGTGGGTGGGCTGCACGTTGCACATCCCCTGCGTGCTAGCAGAGaggctgcctgtccctgcctgcctgctgctggagcctggagCTGGCCTCCCTGAAAAGCCACTGCCCTTGAGCAGTGTCAGGAGCTTCCCCAAGCAGAGGGGTTTTGCAAGTCCAGTCCCTTCTGCTGGGTGCTCGCGCTGTTGGGGACTGTGGCGATGCTTTAACCTCACACTGCTCCTCTGCAGAGGGGACAAGGTACCTGGAGAAAGGCAGGTGGGTCAGGGAAACAATAGCATCTCCCAGCCTTGCGCAGGTGAGGGACAAGGAGCAGCTGTGCCCTGGAGTGTCAGAGAGAGGCTGGAAGCAAAATCACAGCTGAGTGGTGACACCATGGGGAGAGTCTGGATGTTTTCTCCCCGCTTATGGGCCTGGAGGTGAGGAGCCTTGTTCTCTCCTGCCATGGTGTTTTGGGGATGGTGGCTGTGTTGGTTGGAAGCCCATCGCAGCTGTGGTTGTGTGGTGGAGGAAGGGGATTTCAAAAGCCCTGCAGTTCCTCTTCCCCCACATGCTGCCATAGCCAGTGACGGGGCTGCCATAGCTGGTGAGCCACCCAGTGACACAGCCTCGAGCCATCCTTCCCACCCAAGCAGGTACCGGGGGCTCCTTGGCAGAGCACACTGGAGCCAAGGGAACCCTGAGGGCTGGAaatcctcttccttcccccccccccttgctgcttctgcagtatTGCTGTGGGCTTCTGATGTGGTCTGCACCGCACATTGTCTCAGTGATAACAAAGCCACGTGCTTCCAGTTTGTTAATGAGCAACAGAACAGTGATAAGGGGCGGtgtatggggggggggggggctgtctTCATGCCAGACCACAGGGGGTGGGTGATGTGCCGCAGGGAGCTGCCTCATCCCTGTGGAAGTGGACTGTGGAGCAGAGTCAGATGTTCCCTATTTTCAGCTCTTCAGGGCGATGTTTGGGAGGCACTGCTGGGTCACTGTGCACACAGCCTGGGTTGGTTCTGCAGCGTTTTGGCCTCAGTGGAAGTTATTCTGCTATTCACAAACAGGGACTGCTCTTTGACTGCTGTGCTTGGACCTGAAATACTGCTGTGGCATCACATACAGCAGGGTGGCTTCTTGTCACGCTGGCTAAAcgggggtgctggcagcagtgctgctgtctgCCACCCCAACCTGTGATGCTCCGGGCTGATGCTGGTATCTACATTCAGCTGCCACTGCCCGACCTCGGAGATGATCCTTCTGGGGCATGAGTAGAGGATGGCAGTTGAGGTCTtttgccagatttttttcttgttgagaTTGATCCTGAATTTGCTCTTGCCCATCTCAGAGCAGTGCTGGAGTAGGTGGCAGCGTGATGACGGGGAAAAGAgcctcaggaggtctctagcCCAGCTCCTACTAAGAATGGATCCCTCAGACCAAGTCACTCGGGGCCACATCCAGTGGAGATTTAGGTATCTCCAAGGACAAAGGCTCTGCGCCCTCTCTGGCCCCAGGTTCAGTGTGTCACCACCCTCGGGGTGAACATTCGTCTCTGACGTCTAAGCAGATTTTCCCTTGTTGCAGCTTTTCCATTGCTTCTTGTCCCATCAATGTTTGAGGAAAGTCTGACTCCATCTTCTCTGCAGCCTCTTGTTAGGTGTCCAGAGATGGCCAGAAGATCTTCCTGAGAAGCACCAGCTTCTCCTCGTATGTCTTGCCACATGCTCCGGCTCCTGACTGTCTTACTGGACTCACTCCTGCATCTCCATGCCTTTCTTGTCCCAGGGAGCCCAAACTGGACACCAGGTCCCAGGTGTGCTATCTCAGGTGCTATGCAGAGGCATGGGATCCCTTCCCTGGACCTCCTGGCTGTGGTCTTGCACCACCCAGGAGGTGGTCAACCACCTCCACTGCAGGTTTGTGCCACCTCTTCAACTTATTCACCAACATGCTGCAAGGcttttttcagcaaaactgcTTTCTAGCCACTGGGGCGCGTCCATCCCTGGTGCAGGGCTTTGTGTTTGCCTCTGCTCATCTTCAGGGGCTTCCCTGCAGCCTGGTGGGCTCCTTCtgaggagcagccctgcctgtcaGTGTACCAGCTGCCCCACTGGCAAAGAAGTTAAGCAGTTTTGGTCCAGACCAAGGCTCCAGACAGCTCTTTGCAGAGCTCAAAATGGGTAAGGAATTGGCTTTGCCACCCAAACAGGGTGAGTGCTGAGGGCTGGGTGCCATCATTGTTCATGTACCGCTGTCGGAGGCAGGCTCAGCTGGCCCACGAGCCTCTCCTGGGACAGGAGGGCTGTTAACCCGCCTGCATCCTCTGGCTTTTGGCAACAGTGCATGTTGTTATGTGGAGATAATTGTACCGGGGTCACACCGACATCATACGTACCCGGGATCAGCAGCTGCCTTGGCCTGAGTTTGAAAAGCATCCAAAGGAGGGTGGTGCTGTCTGTGTGCTCAGTGAATCTGAGCCGTGCACAAATAACCTTCTGtcttggctgctggctgcctgaaTATGCCCTGTCTCTCTTATAAAAATTGAGTGCTGATGGAAGTAACTTTTTTCTGTCCTCCCAGCATGTGATTCCTGTGCCAGGTGGTTTGGGAGCCAACTCTGCTCACAGAACGGCTTGGCCTGCCTGGATGCCAGAGGGACACCAGGATTTAGTGGGTAGGGGCTGCATATGAAAATCACACTCCTTGTCTAACAAAGTTCAGCTTCAGGTTCAACTGCAGCTCCTTTCCCTCCATCTGTGCtttggccctgctgctgcctgacccgctgggagcagagctgctctgccctaGCTGCTTGCTCCATAGGGAGGAGTGTCACCAGTTCAGCCATGTTTAATATTTCGGCAAACTCCCATGGCTAGCAGAAGGAGAATTTCCCTGAAGGGCTGGTCGTGCCTGAAGGTCTGAGCCCAGGCGTGAGCAGGGGATGTTGCATGAGTGGCTGTTTCCATCTCATTGCCTCGATCTTGCCCTAGATGTGTGGCATCTGATGGGAGCCTTAAATCTTTGTCCTCTCTGAAGCCAGTGGAGATGGGTTCTCTTGCAAGGTCTCAGCTTTGTCCCTCCCAGGGTTTCAGGGCAAGGACTGTgtccttccccccaccccaaggtgGCAGGGGCCCGGCTGGGACCTCCGCCTGccaccagcagggctgggcacctGTGGGCACTGGAACAGGCAGTTCCTGCCTCCAGCTTGTGACTGTGGAATTTCCCATCTGTGTACCCACAGGGAAGTGACAGCGTTGGGTGTCCCTGGCTCATAGGTGCCCATGGTGGTCTGCTCTGACTGCTGGGAAAGGGCTCTGCCTGGATCCTTTCCATGGAGATAGTGGAGCCATCATGGACCAGAACCAAAGCCCAGACTGGTCTTGCCAAACCAGTGTTCGAAAACGGCTGCATGGAGCGCTCTGTGCTCAGCCCCTGCTGCGggctcaggctgctggggacAAACAGGCGCCGAGGAGGGATAGAGGCAAAGCCCGGCTGCAGGTCAGGGAGTAAATGGGAACGTGGAGCAGACAGAGAAATCGGAAAAATAGGTCAGGCTGCAAGCACAAAGGGATATTCTTTGTCTGCAGTGACGTGTGTGgctcctggctgccctggccTGCTTGTTCCAGACGGGATCGGTGGAGATTAAAGGAGCAGGGTCTTGAGCTGGGATCTGCCAGCTTGTGAGCAGAGAGGGACTGACACGCCagggccctgctgctgctcaccatCCCTCTTTTATTCTCCAGTCCTTTATCCTGGCATCTGGGGAGGGGTGAGGCTGTGGAGCAGAAGATCTTAATGTTGAGAAATGGTATTTGGGCTGTGCTTGGAGACAATGCTGCTTGCACCCTTGTACATCTCTTGTGTTTCACAACAGTGGAGAGGTGACGGCAGCTTGCCTGCTTCTGCCCAGTCCCCTCGCGGCActgcccagctggcagctggctcGGCTGCAGACCAAACCCTTGCCTGCATTGGCCAGGAGATGGGAGATGCCCCAAATAACCCAAAGACTCCCACATTACACAATCACACTGCCAGTAACAAGCCTGAGCGGTCACCAGTGAAAGGAGAACCTGCTCCCCGGAGGGAGACACAAGTGCTCCTTCCCGGCATcgtgctggggctggctcagAAGCCAGCATCCCCAAGGCTGCATGGGAGCATCATGCCCCGCTTCCTTTTGTGTGCactggctggcagccagcccaCCATCGCTCTGGTCCTGGCTGCTCGGAGGGGGACAAACACACCTATGTGCTCAGCtccctggctgggagctgctcccaggGAGCCGGTGGCAAAGCCAAACGTGCCCTCTGCCATCCCTTACTGCTGGCTGGGTGCACAAGCTGAGGGATGGCGCTCGTGCCTCTTGGTGTCCTTGTGACTGTGGAGATGGCACTTTGTGTTGCGGGTTtggtccctccccagctctggggAAACATCAATGTGCTGTTGGGCACAGGTTTGCTGGCTGCACGGCTGCTGTGTGGGGGTACCACGCTCGTTGGCCGGAGGCTGTTGGTGACTCTCCCAGCTCTCAGGGCTGCCAGTCCCGgatgagctgctgctggttgGCCCCTTCCCTGGGTGAGCCGGCTCTGCCAGCTAAGAGGTTGGAGCAGCTTGGCTGAGCCatgggcaggctgctgctgcctcgtGTTCCCTCTGAGGTGGCAGGTCCCACCTCCTCAGCGTGTCCTCCATGAGCAGTCCTCTGTGGGTGCTGTGCTTCAGGGGGCTGTGGCAGTGGGCAGGCAGAGCGCGACGAGGAGGGCAGAGGACAAGCACCTGTGTGCCTGCCTCTTCTTTCTACCAAGGCTTGCAGCATGTTCAGAAGTTGACCccattttcccttctctcctcagctcacttcttcctccttcctgcgCATCGGGCAGCTGAGCAATGTGGACCTCAATGAGGATGTCCATGAGCTGGTGAGTGGCACAGGAGGGAGCCCACTGTTACCAAGaccccttcccttcttccactAACAGCATTAACGGCTGCATTTGTTCCCCCCCTTCACATCCCACTTATCCTATGAGGGCTCCAGTGCTTCCTCCTGGGCTGGGTGACCTTCATGGtgtgggcagctgcctgctgctctgccttgacCCTTGCTGCTTCCCCTTAGCCGCCATGTGTTGAGGTCCCCTGCGccttcctgggcagcagcaccagcctgccagcacagggaccTTCCTCCCACGGGAGCAAATGCAGAAGTGCATGGGGTGGGATTTCTTCCTTGTTGCCACGAAGGCTTAAAGCTGTTTCTCTTGCCCGCTGCCCAGCTCAGCGTGAAGGCAGGGGAGGGGATATGCAGTGTGACAGCAGCTGAGGGGGACACGTCTCAGCTCTGGGGACAGGGCTAGGGGCAGAGGAGGCATCTTGCAAAAACTCTCAGGCTTCAAGCTattccctgcctcccccatgCACACCTGAAAAGCTTTTGTTGCCCAGGTGCTCCTGCCGCAGCTCAAGAGCTGTAGGAAGAGCAAACGAGAAGACTTTTGCTAAATGTTTCTTGTGGAATTCTTGAATGGGAAGGGACATGCCTTAATCCAGTGCCTTGGAGGACAGGCTGGGTCTGCTTTGGCCATAGCTGTAACATGGGGCTGGAGAAGGGTGCAGGGTGCCGCTGTTCCCTCCAGCATCCTCAGTAAATGCCCTAATTCGGAGCTGGGAACAGCTTGCATGGTCAAAGGCATTTGGGAAATAGAAGTTGGTTTCTGCCCAAAAACACAGGCTTGCTTGAAATAGCTCCTTGCTTTCAGCCAGAGGAATTTCCTGCTGAGGTGAAAGGTTGCCCTCCACCGGGGCACGGAGCCACTTGGAGGCAGCGCTGGATCAACATGGCAgtgtgctgccctgctgggtgAACCCTGCACCTGCCTGTGGGGAAACATCCTGCCCTGGGCTGTAGAGGTGGTGGGTGGGAGTGCACACCTgacagcctgctccagctgccttaAATCCCATACATCCACCAGCTGGTGGAAAAATCATCCCAGATCtcagcctgccaggcagcttgCACTCTGCAgtcctccctgcctctcctgagCATAAAAAGCTAGTGTTAAACCAGCAGTTACGTGGTAGAGGGGAGGGCTGGAGTCGGACCTGGCTGTCCTAACCTGTGCGTCATGTCCCACAGGAGACAGAGCTTCCTCGGCAGCATCCCAATGAGATCCCCCACAATGAGAAGCTCCTGTCACTCAAGTATGAGGTAAGTGCCCATCTCCCTCCCAACTCAGCTCTGTTCTCTGGGATGCAGTGGGTGAGGGTTTGTGGCTGCCCAGCTAGGGAGGTTTCAGCAGGGAAGGAGTGGGGTCGAGGGGGGAAAATGACACAGGGGTGTGGAAGGGCAGGGGTGAGGGTCTGAGGGCAGCCCTCTCCAGCACGACCATCTCTTCACCTGTACTAGATGGTAACAGCATCTCCCTTTCCTGAACTAGAGCTTGGACTATGACAACAGTGAAAACCAGCTGTtcctggaggaggagaggaggataAACCACACAGTGAGTCTTGCTGTGACCCAGCTACcttctgtccctgcag
Coding sequences:
- the PTX4 gene encoding pentraxin-4; this translates as MVRRGGGGTDTTGAGLALPCRHQVSGSSMAGTALPLCLLLAATLQGGLTQALGPVTRSGPLLLRLRRLEEQFRRLQEVTLSHLQSIARNYNISYNIDGRFQALAEQAEAAVAARAALGTKLAHLATTSQRLHRRLKQLEGTVGALNPPHCPLTHPLGTLVEAGTKVHSLPATAQSWGSQLEWEPQSWVAPSPPSPRRPKARRRWQQRWQEAGHWLPAHARPGGTPGKDAENLCDAAPGAQVMASALPTMTTVPQEQPLAPQQPGEGRYRPPAPVSTSPACRTGAVLLFPNTSAERVAILKPGLHQGLQELSLCAWLATPASCLGGLLSYTTQNGSRELAVHGCDRDLPRSVHFVIRNRHFRELPVMPLLDGKWHHLCLTWSSGQGQYRFYVDRRVLAAGSGFQQGYEIPAGGSLVLGWEQDHPGRDLGTAEAFVGHLAGFVLWSRALLPGEVASMATGRALPRGPLLTLANASLQGGVQRVACPCLQHCL